In Gossypium hirsutum isolate 1008001.06 chromosome D06, Gossypium_hirsutum_v2.1, whole genome shotgun sequence, one genomic interval encodes:
- the LOC107962994 gene encoding metal transporter Nramp1-like, with protein MESLQEQQGGNVAVIPQSIGGGSNPIAALNKLGWRNFLSFIGPGFLVSLAYFHPGNLETDLQAGASHGYEIGLAANLGVSTGKHLSELCKAEYPRMVKYCLWILAEIAVIAAIIPEVIGTAFGLNILFNISVRKLEMLIAVLVFVMAGCFFREMSYVKPPESGVVNGMIVPKLNGQGATGDAIALLGALVMPHNIFLHSALVLSRKVPNSDAYRYFLIESGITLFVVFLINVAIVSVFTTVCTADNIFSANQKRCSVLNLNSDSFILLV; from the exons aTGGAAAGTTTGCAGGAACAGCAAGGAGGCAATGTTGCAGTAATTCCTCAATCAATTGGTGGAGGAAGCAACCCCATAGCTGCCCTCAAT AAACTTGGATGGAGAAATTTTTTGTCATTTATAGGCCCTGGTTTCCTTGTTTCGTTAGCTTATTTTCATCCGGGAAACT TGGAAACTGATTTACAAGCAGGAGCCAGCCATGGATATGAG ATTGGTCTTGCTGCAAATCTTGGAGTCAGTACTG GAAAACACTTATCAGAGTTGTGTAAGGCTGAGTACCCAAGAATGGTGAAATATTGCTTATGGATACTAGCAGAGATTGCTGTCATAGCTGCAATTATACCTGAAG TGATTGGTACAGCCTTTGGATTGAATATACTATTTAACATCTCA GTGAGGAAGCTGGAAATGCTGATAGCGGTGTTGGTGTTTGTAATGGCGGGATGTTTCTTTAGGGAAATGAGTTATGTAAAGCCACCAGAATCAGGTGTGGTTAATGGCATGATTGTTCCTAAACTTAATGGCCAAGGAGCCACCGGCGACGCCATTGCCCTCTTGGGTGCCCTTGTTATGCC GCACAATATCTTCCTTCACTCAGCTCTGGTGCTCAGCAGAAAAGTACCAAACTCT GATGCCTATAGATATTTTCTAATAGAGAGTGGCATCACCTTGTTTGTGGTGTTTTTAATCAACGTGGCGATTGTCTCGGTGTTCACTACGGTCTGCACAGCTGATAATATTTTCAGTGCTAATCAGAAACGTTGCAGTGTTCTTAATCTCAACTCAGATTCTTTCATTCTCCTAGTCTGA
- the LOC121218443 gene encoding RING-H2 finger protein ATL2-like, protein MWESRRPVLFILLCFHNDAPFFFGNRRRRYLHRRRAQHLLSISAAMTPPPSAAAASEGLDLSVNKTIPTLIYSDIAKASDFIPLTCAVCLSEFENDEKARVLPNCSHAFHVDCIDMWFYTHSNCPLCRAPVQSLVKEDIAARVWIMRARTNPIKTTHSSWLPNSLHYWAFP, encoded by the exons ATGTGGGAAAGTCGACGGCCTG TCTTGTTCATCCTCCTCTGCTTCCATAACGACGCTCCTTTCTTCTTCGGGAACCGCCGTCGCCGCTACCTCCACCGGCGTCGTGCTCAGCACTTGCTCTCCATTTCCGCCGCCATGACCCCTCCACCCTCCGCTGCTGCTGCTTCCGAAGGTTTGGACCTTTCTGTCAATAAAACAATCCCCACCCTTATTTACTCTGACATAGCCAAGGCCAGCGATTTCATTCCACTTACTTGCGCCGTTTGCTTGTCGGAGTTCGAAAACGACGAGAAAGCCCGCGTTTTGCCCAATTGCAGCCATGCCTTCCACGTTGACTGCATCGACATGTGGTTTTATACTCACTCTAACTGTCCACTGTGTAGAGCTCCAGTCCAGAGCTTAGTGAAGGAAGATATTGCAGCAAGAGTTTGGATTATGAGAGCAAGGACTAATCCGATCAAAACCACCCACAGCAGCTGGCTACCAAATAGCTTACATTATTGGGCATTTCCTTGA